GACGTTTCGGCAGACGCCAAGGTGCGCTCACAGATCAAGAAACTGCAGGACGACGGCTACGGCCATTACCCGGTGTGTGTAGCAAAAACCCAATACTCGTTCTCGACTGACGCGAGCCTGCGCGGCGCGCCTTCCGGCCACGTCATCGGCATACGCGAGGTGCGGCTTGCCGCAGGTGCCGAGTTCGTTGTCATGGTCTGCGGCGACATCATGACCATGCCGGGTCTGCCGAAGGTGCCGTCGACGGTCAAGATCGATCTGACTGACGAGGGCAAGGTAATCGGTTTGTTTTAGCTTCCCTCGCTTATTGCCCTCGCCGCTAATCTTCTCGGGCGACGAGGGCTTCCAGATAGACGTCATTCCAGCGCACGCTGGAATCCCGCATTCGCGAGGAGATTCTGCTTCCGCAAGAGTGACTCCCAACCAAAAACGAGATTCCCGCTTTCGTCAAATGCGTGAAATAGGTGCGAGATTCCTGCTTGCGCAGGAACGACCTGTAGATGGAATTCAGTAGCCCGGAATTCTGGGTCGCGGTGCTGCAAATCATCAAGGCGGGGACTGCGGCTTACGCGGGCAAGCGTCGCGGCACGGCCCGCAGAGGATCGTAGAACGGGAGCCGTGAAACGCTCGACACTCGCCCATCTGCAGTGTAGACGAGGCTGCCAGGAAAACGCTGAGTGTAGGTCACGAAGCCGAGTCCCAGGCTCTCTCCAAAAATTGGCGAATCGCATTGGCTTGTCACTTCAACGCGCGGCAGGTTGCCCTCGCGCTTCCGGCTGGCGCCTCCAAACCTTAAACCGGCCAGCGCGCGTGCTGGCCGCCTGAAGCGGATCGTTTGCAGGGCAGCGGAGCCAAGAAAAGGCGAGCGCGGAAGCGCGACTAATCGGCCCAAGCAAAGTTCGTAGGGCGTGGCTGGTTTGGCGAGTTCGCACGCGAACAGCATGTAGCCGGCTTCGATGCGCAGGCTGTTCGCTGCCTCGAACCCGCATTCGCGGATTCCATTACCTGCGGCGAGAAGCGCTTCCCACACTTTCGCTCCGGCGGCGGCGGGTACCAGCAGCTCGAATCCGCATTCGCCGGTGTAACCTAGCCTCACCACCCACGCGTTTTCTCTGCAGATTATCGCGCGCGAGAAGCTGAAGTACGCTTCGGGTAAAGGCGAGTCGAGGCATCGTTTCAAAATCAGCTGGCTCCGTGGTCCCTGAACGGCCATGATCGCAAACTTTCCCGAGAGGTCGGTGAGTGTGACGGCAAAGCCGCTCGCGACAGCGGCGATGTGACGCCAATCCTCGCGCCGGCCAGTAAAGAGCCAGAAGTGCTGAGGCCGATGGCGCCAGACTGTCGCGTCGTTTATTACCGCACCTTCTTCGTTACAGAGCAGCGTGTAGTACGCTCGTCCTTCCCTTAACGAGGTTAGATTTCGAGTCTGCAGGAAGTTAAGAAACTGGAGTGTTTCGCGTCCAGTCACCTCAAAGCAACCCATGAAAGAAAAATCGAACAAGCCGGCAATGCGTCGCGTCGCAAGATGTTCCTCCAAGGCGCTTGAGAAGCGTAGAGGGACCCTCTGTTCGGCTAAACGCGCGAGCGCGATGCTGCGTGCTTCGAAGTATTTATCAAGCATCGAACAGCACCGTTTTCACGAGCATGAAGCCTCCGACGGTGATACAAAGACCAGCGATCATCGCGCGCAGCCGCTCGATTCTGACAACGTGGGCAACGCGCGCCCCGATCAACACGCCGGCCAACTCGAATCCAGTAATCCAGAGCGCAACGGAGAAATCGATCGAGCCGTACCTAAGATTGCCCAGCGAGCCGGATGCGGCGGCAATGATCTGGATCACCTGACTCGTGCCGATCGCGGTGAGCGGAAAAAACCCGAGCATCACCATGATAGGAACCGAAAACAGCGGGCCGCCCGCTCCCGAGAGCCCGGACCCAAACCCCGATATAGCCCCGACACCGAGCAGCAGGAACTGCTGGGGTAATGAGCGGCCATCCGGCTCGCTACCCAATGCCCGCTTCGGGGCAAAAATGTATGCGCCAGCGAAGACGGTTAGAAGCGCAACGATCAGATTGAGCAGCCGCGCGTCGACCATCCAGTTCACCTTCGCCCCGAGGAAACTAAACGCAGCAGCGCCTGCGCAGACCGGAGCCGCGATTTTCCAGCTTATGCTGCCGTGCCGATGGAATGCGTAGGTGCCAACAAGCCCGGTGAAAAGGAAAGTGAAGAGCGCGGTCGCGCTCGCCTCGTGAATGGAAAGCCCCGCCAAAAGATTCAACGCCGGGATCAGAAGAACGCCGCCGATGCCAACGGCGCCGATAAAAAAGCCGACTACGCCGGCGATGACGATCAGGGCGTAGAACAAGGCGACGTAACGCGCTGCAGCACCGTGCTAGGCTTCCCCGCTCAAGCGCTTGGTAAGAGGTTTAAGCAAAGCAATCAACCGGCGGCGAAAGCGGCGAGATCGCCGGTAATCAGCTTGTTCAGCCTTTTCATAATCGCGTACCCGAGACTGTGATCCTGGTCCATCAGCCGCAGCATCTCGTGCCCGCTCAGTGCCCCGACCACGCAGGACGTCAGGCAAAAGGCGCTGGCAACGCGGGGTTGCGGTTTTTCGAGCAATGCCGCCCAACCGAAAACTTGACCGCGCCGAATTATTTCGCCGACGGAGGCCTCCCGGGTGCCCACGTAGAGAGCGAAGCGCACCATTCCCTCGACAAGCACGTAAAGGTCTGCGGCGGGCTCGCCCAGCACGTAGATGTGGTTACCCTGCGCGAACTCCTGCACTCGGCAGCGCGCTCTGATCGCGCCCGACTGCTCGCGATTCAACCCGGCGAAAAACGTGGATTCGGCGAGTATATCAAGTGGCGGAGCAAGGCGTTCTAACACGGCGTGCCCCTACTTCCACCCCGCCATGTCCTGAACCGCGCGAGCTCTTCTTCCTTCATGAAGACGGTGTGCTCCGTGCCCGGATAGATGCGCTCTTTCACACCGCGACTGCAGCCATTGTACCCTGCTCGATGACAGGGACGAGATCGTGATACATCGATCGTCACTTTTTGCGCGTCCGAGTGGGCTGGTTCGGTCTTTAGCAGGTGACGGTAGAACGGGCTCATAAAGGCAGTAACCCAGCATCAGCGGGATTAAAGCATTAAAGATACCATCGGGGCCGCGGTTCTCAGTCGTTTGATTTTCAAGCAGAAAGCTGTGTTGGAAAAGCGGCACGGCAAAACTGTTTGCGCAAGGAAACATGCCATGATTTCGCAGTGAAACAGGCCTTGGCAATCGACTCGAACACTTCAGTCATGCGCACTATTCCTGAAGAGACCCCAACGGCGCCTCCTGACCCAAAGCGCCTTGCGGCCGATGCCCAGCATGTTCGCAAGCGCGATTTCACTGTGACCGTCCTGACACCGTACGACAACGTCCTTGATGTATTCTTCAATGGAAAGCGGGCTGTCGGGCGCGCTGCGCGGGGTAGGCTTCCTGACAGTCGGTGGAAGCATGTCGGGAAGATCTTTACAAGTTAAAACCTCCGAGTCGGCAAAAATAACCGCACGTTCGATCAAGTTCTCAAGCTCGCGAACATTTCCGGGCCAGTGGTAAGTTATGAAAAATGCCGCCAGATCCTTGCCGATCTCACAAACGCGCTGCCCGGTCTTGCGGCCGTAGTGGTCGACAAAATGCTGGGCCAGCAACTGCACATCATTTCCGCGGCTGCGCAGAGGTGGCACGTGAATGTTGACGACGTTCAGCCGATAAAATAGGTCCACGCGGAATGCGCCGGCGTCGACAGCTCGCTTCAAATCCCGATTGCTCGCGGCTACGAAGCGAACGTCTGCATCGAATACTTGATGGCCGCCTACCGGACGCACTTGTTTCTCTTGCAGCACGCGCAGCAGCTTGACCTGAAGACTTGGGGCGAGCTCGGAGATCTCGTCGAGAAACAGAGTGCCTCCATCGGCTTGGCGGATCAAACCTTCGCTGGAAGCGGTCGCTCCGGTATAGGCGCCTCGCTCGTGACCGAATAGCTCCGATTCGAGAAGGTCCGCAGGTATTGCACCGCAGTTTAGAGGAACGAAAGGTCCATATGGACGCTCACTGGCGTAATGAATCGCCTGCGCGACCAACTCTTTACCCGTCCCGCTCTCGCCTTCGATCAGAACACTCGCCGAGGTCGGAGCAACGCGACGGATGTAACTGAGCATCTTCTTGACTTCGTCGCTCTGCCCGATGATGTTGTCGATGGAAAAGCTCTTTTTCAGTTTGCGTTTGAGCGTAGCGTTTTCCCTGCGCATTCGCTTCTCGTCAAGCGCCCGCTCTATCGCATGAAGGAAGTCGTCGTTGTTGAAAGGCTTTATGATGTAATCGACCGCGCCTTCCCTCAGCGCTTGCACCGCATTGTCCACTGAAGAGTAGCCCGTCATTAGAATAATCGCGGCGTCCGTGTTGGCGCTCTTGAGCGAGCGGATGACGTCTATGCCGTTTCCATCGGGCAACCTGAGATCGGCGAGAACAAGATCGAAATCGCCGGAAAGCGCTGTGCAAACCCCACGTTCCGCAGTCTCGGCGAGCATGGCCTGATGGCCGCGGTTTGCCAGGAGTGACTGAATTGTTTCGGCCAGGATTCGATCATCTTCGATCACGAGAACCCGCCCTGGACGTAGCGCCGCGCGTGCTTCGTTCATACAGACCCAGCTCCGAAAGGTAGCGAGATAATGAAGCACGCGCCGCGCGGAGAAGCGTTTTCGACCCGGATCTCGCCGCCGTGCTCATGAACAATTTCGTAGCAGATGGCAAGACCGAGCCCAGTGCCTTCGCCTGCCACCTTGGTCGAGAAAAATGCTTCAAAGACACGCGGCAAATCCTCCGGCGCGATTCCGGGGCCGGTATCCGTGATCGTAACTTCAACCGAACGCTGAGCCACCAGTCGAGTCACCACGATGATCGTGCCTCGGCCTTGCATCGCCTGAGCAGCGTTCATAAAGATGTTGAAAAAGACCTGCTGTAACCGTCCAGGATAACCGAGAACAATCCCCTCGGGGTCGGAGCGGCGCTCAGTTAGCACGTTGACTCCCCACCGCTCTTGTCGGAAAAATGCGAGCGCTTCGTCGATCGCGAAATCCACGTTGAAGCGCATAGGGGACTTATCGTCTACTCGTGAAAACGCGTTGAGCCTTCGAGTAATCGCGAGCACGCGCCCGACGTTACCCGACAGCTTGGCCAACGCGTTCTGCAGAGCCGCGGGCGGAATATGCGATTGCGACTGGAGAACCTGCAGCGTAGATTGGAGAGTCGCGAGGGGATTGGCAACCT
This genomic interval from Burkholderiales bacterium contains the following:
- a CDS encoding aminomethyl transferase family protein, whose translation is MLDKYFEARSIALARLAEQRVPLRFSSALEEHLATRRIAGLFDFSFMGCFEVTGRETLQFLNFLQTRNLTSLREGRAYYTLLCNEEGAVINDATVWRHRPQHFWLFTGRREDWRHIAAVASGFAVTLTDLSGKFAIMAVQGPRSQLILKRCLDSPLPEAYFSFSRAIICRENAWVVRLGYTGECGFELLVPAAAGAKVWEALLAAGNGIRECGFEAANSLRIEAGYMLFACELAKPATPYELCLGRLVALPRSPFLGSAALQTIRFRRPARALAGLRFGGASRKREGNLPRVEVTSQCDSPIFGESLGLGFVTYTQRFPGSLVYTADGRVSSVSRLPFYDPLRAVPRRLPA
- a CDS encoding sulfite exporter TauE/SafE family protein: MFYALIVIAGVVGFFIGAVGIGGVLLIPALNLLAGLSIHEASATALFTFLFTGLVGTYAFHRHGSISWKIAAPVCAGAAAFSFLGAKVNWMVDARLLNLIVALLTVFAGAYIFAPKRALGSEPDGRSLPQQFLLLGVGAISGFGSGLSGAGGPLFSVPIMVMLGFFPLTAIGTSQVIQIIAAASGSLGNLRYGSIDFSVALWITGFELAGVLIGARVAHVVRIERLRAMIAGLCITVGGFMLVKTVLFDA
- a CDS encoding cyclic nucleotide-binding domain-containing protein; the protein is MLERLAPPLDILAESTFFAGLNREQSGAIRARCRVQEFAQGNHIYVLGEPAADLYVLVEGMVRFALYVGTREASVGEIIRRGQVFGWAALLEKPQPRVASAFCLTSCVVGALSGHEMLRLMDQDHSLGYAIMKRLNKLITGDLAAFAAG
- a CDS encoding sigma-54-dependent Fis family transcriptional regulator, whose product is MNEARAALRPGRVLVIEDDRILAETIQSLLANRGHQAMLAETAERGVCTALSGDFDLVLADLRLPDGNGIDVIRSLKSANTDAAIILMTGYSSVDNAVQALREGAVDYIIKPFNNDDFLHAIERALDEKRMRRENATLKRKLKKSFSIDNIIGQSDEVKKMLSYIRRVAPTSASVLIEGESGTGKELVAQAIHYASERPYGPFVPLNCGAIPADLLESELFGHERGAYTGATASSEGLIRQADGGTLFLDEISELAPSLQVKLLRVLQEKQVRPVGGHQVFDADVRFVAASNRDLKRAVDAGAFRVDLFYRLNVVNIHVPPLRSRGNDVQLLAQHFVDHYGRKTGQRVCEIGKDLAAFFITYHWPGNVRELENLIERAVIFADSEVLTCKDLPDMLPPTVRKPTPRSAPDSPLSIEEYIKDVVVRCQDGHSEIALANMLGIGRKALWVRRRRWGLFRNSAHD
- a CDS encoding two-component sensor histidine kinase is translated as TVEVVRETPGGKAHERVRVHPLKTGACIIVVDESRLRELELAHRQMGRLASMGFMLASVCHEVANPLATLQSTLQVLQSQSHIPPAALQNALAKLSGNVGRVLAITRRLNAFSRVDDKSPMRFNVDFAIDEALAFFRQERWGVNVLTERRSDPEGIVLGYPGRLQQVFFNIFMNAAQAMQGRGTIIVVTRLVAQRSVEVTITDTGPGIAPEDLPRVFEAFFSTKVAGEGTGLGLAICYEIVHEHGGEIRVENASPRGACFIISLPFGAGSV